The Neodiprion lecontei isolate iyNeoLeco1 chromosome 2, iyNeoLeco1.1, whole genome shotgun sequence genome segment ataaaatactagGGGTATAAGTAGCATTGTTGGATTCGTTTGGCCGAATGGTTCGCTTCGCCTTAGAACCCGTTTTACTACTCGTGAACATTCGTGATTATCTTGATGTATGTGATCTGCTGTTcgttcctcctcctcctcctctccgCTATCTTGCCTCTGTAGTGCACGAGGTATCTGGAAAATTACAAGGTACAccttatcattatcatcactaTTATTGTCATCTTCATAATCGTTTTTTTATCTGCAAATATGTGCTACGCAATTTCTGCACAGTCAATTTATTGTCGTGGCGTCTATTTTTGGACTCAATTCCATATCCCGTCATTATCGCTACTGGTATTAATAACGAGTTACCTATCAGGATATGTATGTGTGCttgtaatatattatgtaaatttaACAAGTATCAATCACGTATAAAATAAGGATGTTGTATCTTATtattctctctatctctctctctccaaatgATGATGCAAGTATTGCAACATCATTCAATGCGATCGTTCTGTTATTCACGCCGACATATTGTGGTGCAATATTTCACGCATGATTAAAAACTTTTGCTATCCACTCTTATAGGTTTGTTTTCGAATTCGACGCAAACCGTccgtatttcaattttgaaacaaatgcCTCCTAGCCGTTTCTTCTTTAATCACGTCGCCAACGTCGACGTATTCactcttgaatttttattaatttttttttacatactaACTCTTCACGCAACACGACCAGCTGTCGTAATTATGAGTTTCGCACGATGTGTGGTGAACACCGTCATAATGGAATAACCACACGAAGACATAAAGTCGgtgttaataaataaaattatcggaATGAAACGCAGGAAGTGCATAAGCGTGTAACATctgaaaatttacgaatatggatgtatgtatgtacttgGATTGGGGGGGGTTTTGCTTGGAtggtctaaaatcatacctatatttagcattttgttttttttaacaaaatgaaaacccTTACAACAATTTGAATTCGaggaatttattatttatagtttaagaaaaaaaatgtacaattttttcattgaaattaatagcAAAATGCCGGCATGACGAatataagtagcgaacgaccacGTTGTCAATCCAGTGACGAAGATTCCTAgctcaatttttatcaaaacgactgaaattttgacacaatctTTAAAACTTGTCTATCGATGCGAGCTTGTGgttagatttttgaatttcgagtccaacattttttaacaaaaatatttttcaacgtttggGATACGAGCTCGAACCTGAAAAGGTGTTTTTGAGtcgacaaaatttttccatatgTGTTCCAAGTTGGACAGTGATGTCAGGAGATGCGCCACCGCAAAAACCATCAAGTTTCGATtcgttcgctacttatacgcgccatgccgccattttgttgtCAATCTGAATGAAAAAGTTCTAAAATGTTCCTGAAACTATAAACAATAAAgccctcaaactcaaattgctcaaGTTCTAATGATAACTTGCATTTTCATAAGAAATAACAGACTTTGACTTCTTACAGGAACAATCTTTCCTCAACTTTTACCTACCTGGAAGGGAACCCGTCGGCGAACAATTCGACCGTTTCCAGGGTCTTCCTCAGGTTCCCCAGTTTCGAGATTATTGTTTTCGGGATCGGTGAAGTTTAGAGTCAGCGACTGGCCGGCTCCTCGCAGCGCCACGCTTTCGAGGCTTTCCCCTGTTTCTTCGTCTACGAAAACGTCCATTCTTAAAGCTCTGCTTTTGCGCTCGTAAGCTCGACAGACACCAAGTCCGCCTTGCGAGTCTCGACAAAGCCTCCGGGGTCGCTGGGGTCACTTCCCGGAAACTGGCTCGCGGTATGctaatgaaagaaattataattacacacATGAGATGGACGGATGGCTGGTCGACGACTGCTGTCGGACTTTGTACGGAAAGAAACGAGAATTCCTGAGAAAAGATCACGAATCAGCGGATGTCtgcgtggaaaaaaatttaagatagATTTTACATTTGTCGTGGGGAATATATATGGACAACACTTTTTCCAGTCAAATCTACGTATCGATTGTGATGGATCTACCTAAAAGCATATCGTAACTCTTACCATTGGTTTTGTAACTCTTATTATCGGATTTGTAAATTGTTTTACCCACATGAGATTCACCACATGAGATGTAaactttacaatatttttctgacCGTGTGCTCCCTGTTTTCTTAACCGACCTCATTTCtaccattcttttttttccgattataCTTATGTGGCGGGAAACTGTAAAAATTCTACCATCGTACGTCAAAACGTTGATAATATCGAGATTATCAGTTTATACTTTCATCAAAGtatttctcgtttcttttgcaaaattgcaGTTCGTTTTATTCGACGATTTGTGCTCACTTAGCCAAttattgttgtaaaattctagACGGTCAAACCGATTATAATACCGCAAATTACTGTAAAAATTCGatcacgaaagaaaaattgacatCTTTTGAAAAACTACAGTAGAGcaagtgttgaaaataaatcaccGTTATAACGAATCTTCCTTTTATCTGCGAgtcgaatttttataatccGACGCAGACTTTTCTaacaaaaatcaatcaatcgatcgatcattatgaaacaatttcagttgttaaaaaaaaaagattagacaatttttcaaagtcaaaCTTCTCAAGGAAATCGATATTATCCCAGTGATATAAAAATCCGTTGATTCTATACttgaacgttgaaaaataatcgtcaaACCGCGGACGAATAGACTAATCGTAACGACCTtccgaaaattttaattcttgtAGCGtaataggagaaaaaaaaaaaacagttatCACGTGATTCTTAATCGTATTCGGTACCTGCTCCCATTTGTTCAATCGCGACAATGAATTACAATCAGCTTGGTATCGCACAATCGGtattcttttaaatttcattgctATAAACGAGCTATTATTGGCCTGCATTTGTGACGTCGAATAAAGTCTCGGCTTCTGACTATGAGACAAGTTAATTCAAAGACTTTGAAACGTGTATACGTCACATATATTTCCTTCGAAGATACCTTGATTATAATTTACCGCAGTGGcgttatacacacatatatcaTAACATGGTCcgtttgttaattattatacccCGTCGGTTTCTTGCGTGATCTACGTAACACAACCAACAGCtatcaattgaaattttaatctcTTATTCTTTTCCCCTGCCATCAAACACGTGCTCACTTGTCTGTTATAGATTGTCGATGCAGGTAACACGTTAAAAATTGAGATGAGCGAGGGTCAAAACTTAACGATAACCACtgggcaaaaaaaataatcgatgcatcgattaatcgagtaatcgatcatttcgtattttttgaaTCTGTGCatttgaaactgaaatttcgtaaatttcagtatatGGTCTTAGtgggggaaaatttttttgttgatttatAGTTTAGTTCGCAACATTTGtcaatttcagataaaaatattcatttatcttacaattattatattaaataggTACTAATTAAGTAAcgcaatgataataattgatactccAATCGCACAAATTAATATTGCATTGCATCGTTGATGggagtgaaaaacaaaaaccgattgcgaggaaaataatcgattaattttggTCATTCTTAGGGTCCGTCGGcgaaattatatttcaacatagttatacataaattcgcacgatataaatatacaaaggTAAGGAATATAACGTTCACACGGGAAGCTGGCCAATTAACCTTGGCAAGGAACTTGACTTGGGTTTCTTTTCTGCGCGGTAAAAGTAAACTGTACAGTAGCATATATTACAAAAGGATGATTACCATCTTTTCCGAGTCTATCAAACATACAATTAAAATGTACGCGATTGATTTTATtgacgtttgaaattttcccggTACATGAGCACATCATCATTCGCGTTCAGGTAGACaggcgagaagaaaaaaaaaacatctgaGTGACTATgaaaacgataaaatttcacaagtatgtatgtacaattattGTAACAGCTAATCAGTACcattataacaataaaatgGTTGATTGCGGGAGACAAGAGATTCAGAGTGATTATAAATCACATTAGACCTTTGCACGTGAAGAAATAATGGAGATATAGAAATTTTACGAGTATCACGTAAATAAAATCGTGAccgttataaattttgaataaaaaaaagaaacgaaggaAATAAAGATAGGTAGAAATCTCTGCAAATTGTCGCACAATTCGAAttacattacaaatatataactataacaaattgaaaactaatcgtattgaagttagtaacgttatcgtaacgatttcATGCGGAAGAAAAATCGGTTATTTCGATATTTTGGAATTGCTCTGAATTTCTTTGaaccgtaataaaacgaaacacACCTATATTTCGTAATGCTAgttcatgaaaaaatcattgtaaaattgagaaaataataatttttttcccccaaagtttcgttacggtaacgttactaaaACTTCAATCTCGTTAAACACTAGGGAATTATCGAAATACCGTAGCTCCTGCAGCTGGGAACAGAGAATCAATCGCTGCGTAATCCTTGTCGTTGGTTACGAATTTTTCGCATTAAACAGAAACATCGCATAAgtgaataatatataaaaaaaaaaagaaagaaaaaagaaaagaaaagtagaaatttccacgaaatacaaaaatggcGGATTATAGAAAGTCGGGCGTCAATATCACACCGAGGAACTTTTACACTGACTGCTGACCTTAACGGAGTTGATGCGATGACTGTAACCGGCGCTGCCTTTGTTTTTTCCCACTTTGCGTCGCCTTTCTGCGTCTCGTGTGCGTTAGTTTTAATGTGCATACGTATTGCACCGCGAGGAAATATACACGCtgaagaaaattaatcttCCCGCGAAGATTTGTCACTGCGAGAAATTATtgtgacaatattttaagtataatattaataatgcaCGCGATGCGGTCAGCGGTGTGATTCTACGTAGTAAACTTCTTCCTCTGATTCTTCCTGCTCGCAACAGTTGCAGAATGCGAACCCGCAACGTCTGCAAGAGTTCGCTAAGCAGTAGCAAAACGCTTCTAATATGCAACACATCGTCGTAAACTAAAACACCTCGTAACTAACTGTCcgcaaatttttaatcatttatttttctacaaacattttttttttttttttatttcatttgaatttatcACCACAATGTTTCTTATGTGTACCGTAAGTTCTCGTTTTGCGACGTGGAGAGATGAATTTATCGATAGATGAAAGTACCACATCCAAGTTCGAGAAATATTCAATCGATTCACGATATTTTACATTGTACGATCGGCACGTTTATACGcggtgacaaaaaaaaaaaggaaaatacacAAAATTGTGTCGTGTACAGATATTTTGTTATCAGGCTTGAAGACGCTCAAATCGAAGTGGCGTAAGGTGTTGTAAGTTTGTTGTGCCTGctctgaaaaaattgcgacTTTTCATATTagatgtataaattatacggGCTCGATAATCTGAACCGTATAACCGGTTCGAATAATATACAATActtgtgtatataatacaagtaTAATTTCGCccatcgagaaaaaaaaataaaataaaatgaaatagaaaaacatttttattatattatgtttaGAGTATTTTTGCGTGTTGCCTGTAATAATATTCTTtctataataaaatacatacctatgtaatATACGCGTATAAGTTTACGATGTTCGTGCCATTTTAAACGTATGGCAGAGACTCGAATCCACGAAAAAACATCTACGCCCGCAAAGAgccatttatatttatatttcttcaTGGTGATCGTACACGGTATATAAAAACGTTTGGGTTAATGATTTCCCTGAAAATACCTCAACTCATCAGCAAACAATTACGTGCACTATATGCTCGtcattgtattattatactgcGTGCAGTACGGTGCGATACCTGTATATGTAACACAATTTCTGTATATAAcgtacatgtgtgtgtgtatatatatattttttatacgtatatatgtatatgtgtatatataatatcgattaaatttcaaaattcgcaCCTACGCTGTACATACACGATGATGGATTCATACATACGACATGAGCTATACGAATGGCGCGAACATTTTATATCATCTTGTAATAAAACATTCTATCTACCTGCGAATAATCGCTGTTAATTATACGTCTATACGGAAACGAATGTGTTATGTATAACATACCTACGCAAATggtcgtataatatatacttataattaATCGCCGACGTGACAAGAGgtggaaataattgtaaaattgtacGGAAAAAAGATTCCACTTGACATACGGTGGTAATGCATATATAGATACACCGTTAGCATATCATCAAGTATGCTgcaatatattatgtatatcgTGTTATTGTGGGATTTTATTTCCATAATCACGGGTGCAGTTTTTGCCTTACAGGCAATTGTGAAATATGCCTATGTTATAGAGGTATTGATACCGATAGTCATTACACTATACCGGTACCTACGTGTGAGGTacaaaatagtatattgtgtaacgaGCAGGCAAACTTGGTCCTCTAGGGCCGAGCGTAAGTTTTCAATATGAGTCGTAGGTGTCGagacgaagacgaatattgaaaatgcgcgaggcgaaaagaccGTCGCCTCCTTattgcacacgattctttatataacaagagtacgttacgcgttttttcatgAAGcgcgaaattgaggttaggattGCGTGAAGTCAAATTTGTTCGCTAAAGCGCCTGCGCGCAGTGCAGAAAAGAACACTTTTAACTCCTAGGACTTAAAATTGGTCTTTTCTTTACTCCGGTTAAACGCATTCGCAGCCTCACTCAACAGTTAtagaaacgggtactttgtGTA includes the following:
- the LOC107223803 gene encoding uncharacterized protein LOC107223803 — its product is MDVFVDEETGESLESVALRGAGQSLTLNFTDPENNNLETGEPEEDPGNGRIVRRRVPFQIPRALQRQDSGEEEEEERTADHIHQDNHECSRVVKRVLRRSEPFGQTNPTMLLIPLVFYFRWVIAILMCLEVFLHVWAHHKNKHLKNADVYFRSPFHSITSEFCALCQSETCMDRVGKMQEIRAGKFLRQCNYMKRVVT